The following nucleotide sequence is from Methanomassiliicoccales archaeon.
AGATGCGCTACTCAGCGATGCAGAATGTGACGCTTAATCTTCCGAGGATAGCCTATGAAGCTCATCAGGACGATTCTCGTCTATTTGATATTCTAAAAGAAAGACTTGACATGGTAGCCCAGGCACATATGCAAAAGAGGGAGTTCATTTCTAAGCTATTGGCCATGGGCAAACATGGGCCACTCGCTCTTCTAACCATGGAACTCGACGGAGAGCCTTATTATCGTCTACACAAAGCTTCTTTTTTGGTCGGAATGGTGGGATTGAATGAAATGGTGCAATATCATACTGGCAATCAATTGCATGAGTCGAAAGATGCGTTAAAATTCGGCCTTAAAGTAATAGCTGAAATGAAGAAAGAAGCCGAGCGATTAGGTGAGCATTATGGAATTCGAATGCCTCTTGAACAAACACCTGCTGAGTCCACGGCGTATCGATTCGCAAAATTGGATATGAAGTATTATCCCTTGCAGGCACCGACTGTTATCCGGGGTAATCGCAATAATGGGGAGATATATTATACAAATTCGACGTACTTGAACGTGGGGGCCCCAGTGAGCGCGATAGAACGCACCAAAACAGAAGGGATGTTCCACCCCCTCATCGATGCGGGAGCCCTCACTCATGTTTGGCTTGGTGAGCATAAACCAGATCCGGAAAGTGTTGCCTCATTCGTTCGTAAGACTTTTGAAAATACGCAAAATGCGCAGATTGCCTTCAGTCCCGAATTCACATCATGCCTGGACTGTGGAAGGACTGCGCGTGGCCTCTATCCTTCATGTCCTCAATGCTCCTCCACGAATGTAGAAGGTATCACTAGGGTTACAGGGTTCTTCTCGAAGACTAATAGTTGGAATAAAGGAAAGCTTGGGGAGTTAAAGGACCGCGTAAGAAATAAAATTTAAAAGCTTTTAGAACCCCTCCCCCAATTACTTTTTTTATTTCATCGTCAAGTCGTAATATGACTTGTCTACCCCTTCGATATATCGTAATAGGTTTGATAAAGTATAAATTATAGTTAATTCTGAGAAAGAATGGAATAAGGAGATACAAATTGACTCGAATACGCATCAGTAAACATGTAATCATTAATATTAGCCGAAGGTCTCTTTGCGATAGTTGCATTGCATCTTCTTGCTCGAAGAATAATTCTAAAAGAGTGTTGAGTTGTGAAGACTATCTCCCTCCTTTTTTAGTGCTACGACGTTGTGAAAAATGTGAGGAACTATTTGATGTGCATCAAAATATTGGGTATTTGCATGAGGATCTGTGCCCCCGTTGCAATGCGTTGATTAGTGGATTCAAATTCGAAATTGAACGCAGAGTTTAATTATATTGCACATTAGAATCACCTTTCACACCACGTCAATTAATTATTTTTTTAAAATAGCGTTTAAATTAGAGTAATCTTGGACCGATGAACTGCCACACGATAAGTAGGAGCACCAGGACTGCAAATAGATATGTTATCAATGCGACATAATAAGCTCTTTCCTTTTCCGAAGCATTTCTTTTAAGCTTTTGTACTATTGAGTCCACAGCGTCTTTGAACAAATACCCCCCATCGAGAGGAACCGCTGGAAGGACGTTAGTCATTCCTACCATTATATTTATCCAAAATATCCAGTAGATGGAGTTGGAAATGAACCAGAAAAGATCATTAGGCATCCAGGCTAAAAGACCATCAGGAACGAAAAGATCCTTCAGTGGTGATTCGATTGGCGCTAATCCTTGGAATGGAAGGGCTATAAATCTCAAAGAAGCTCCAAAGAAATCTAAAGGCGTTTTTATATTAGCTAAGGGATCTGCTAGCGATCTTATTAAAGCTCTTGGGGATCCCACGAGCATTCCCATATACGCTGAATTGATCCCCATAAAACCCCTATCTGGCTCACTCTCATTCACCAAGTTAGGGTCTATATCCTTTAGGTAAGCTTTCCGACTTGTCAAAGTAATCGATGTGACAGGATATATCTGATATTTCTCAGAGTCTTGATCATAATATAAAGCCTCAAGACTCACTGTTTGACCTGGATGGGTTAAAGCGAGTACCTCTTCTAGTTCGTGCTGGTTGCGTATTATGGTGCCATTCAACATAGATAAAATCATACCCGGCCGAAGTCCCGCCTCATAAGCTGGTAAGCCTTTTGAGACATCCACTAATGTCAAACCAGCCGTAACTGATGCTCTCCTTAGCTCTCCTGAAAGATAATAGGATACATCCACCAAGCTTCCCGGCTCAAAAGAAAGGGTATTGAAGTCATCTATAGTTTCTATTTCTATTCCACCTATCTCGACCAACTGAGCGCCAAATGATAACCCTGCGTGTATCGCTGGACTATCCTCACCAATGGCTAAAATTACAGGATTTTCTCTTATAGGTACGGCCGAAGCCATCAAAATATTGCAAAAAAGCAGCACACAAAACAATGCTAAGAAAATATTAGTCGCTGGCCCTACTGCATATAGACTTGTCCTTCGCTTGCGGTCCGCATTCGCGATTTGTTGCTCATCGGGCTCCACAAAAGCGCCTATAGGTACGATGAATAGTAGTAAGCCTAATGATTTGATTCTCATCTGGCCAACACGTGTTAGTATGCCGTGTGCGTATTCATGAACAAAAATGGCTACTATCAAGCCGATTATACCATAAATCACCGGTATAATCGGATTCACACCAGGGATCCCTAGCATCATTTCCAGGGTGGGCGCGCTGTCATCCGGGATGCGAGAGACTATGGTGGCTTCCCAAATAAGTAATGCCATTATGAATACGCCAACGGCCAAACAAGTAATTTTAGCTGCAAATGCATAAGCATGCCAAAAACGAGATGGTCTTGCGAGGCGATCAATCAGGTTCTTTCCACCTTCTGTCCTCCACATTATTAGTGGCCCATATGTCGAGATGCCACGTTCTGCCAGCCATTTTTTCTTTCTAATAATATAAATTAAAGCTAAGTAGATGGAGATTATAGAAATTAAAGAAACCCACCAAGGTATTATTACAGTCATTTCTCAGCTCTTCCTCAGGTAATTAGGGTGTGCTATAAAACAATTGGCTAAATGAAATTCATACAAGTCAATCATGAGTAAACCTGTTGCATTGATTTCGGCTATTCCAGATATCATCTGAGATATCTTCATAGACCGCTGAGCATTCATCCCTTATTTTCGATCTCTCTTCTTCCCTTCTCGCCAGGCGAAGTATTTGATCTTTTTTGAGAATCCAATAATGAATCCGCCAAAGCTTACCTTTCTTTAGATGTACTTCTTCTTGCGTCGTGGTGAGAAAACCTTCTTCTTCGAGCATATAAAAAACGTCTCTATCTTCCGAGGTCAGTTTATTATCGATGACTTCATCAGTGAATCCAAAGAAGGACATAATGTACTCTGCTAGCTTGGATATGTCCTCTGATGACATGCCTTTTCTGCCAAGTGTATTCTGCAGAGCGAGAATCACGTCCTCCATGCTCACGACGGTCACACTTTCCCCGCACCCCAATCACACTTCTTGGCAATATATGTATTGAATGTTTTTCATAATATGGAAGATGCTCAAGATACCCAAGTAGAATTTTAGGCATCGTGTTCTATAATAGGCTGAATACCAATGGAATTAGTTATGTAATGAATTGCACCTACAAATGCAACCGCTAAAATTCCGCTAAGAAATATAAAGTCCAGCAAACCACTAAACCCGAATATGAAAGTCCCCATGGATTCTTGGTATTCATAAAGGTGCATTACGTCACCACCAAACAGCATTCCAAGGGAAGCCGACACATAAGACAAAGCTAGAGACTTTCGAAGATTAAGGCCCGCAAGGATATAGGAAATGAACGCGCAAGCAAGTATGATTAAAAACCAGTGGTTGATATTTATATGAACGCCATTGGCATTAAAATCGGTAGTTAGATATGCAAGAGCAGCCATCATTATAAAAGAAATGGAATACTTATTCCATCCAACAGGAACATGAACCAAAAGATATGAAGAAACCAAAACAGGGACAAATGCGCCTGTAACGTTCATCTCCAGAGATACGGGCTCTTCTATCAAACGCAGATTGAACCATGAAAGAAACCCCAACAAAGAAACAATAATAAACGCATTGAAAAAAGGCTCTATCCATCCATCACTATCATCATCCATAAAAAAATCTTGACTGGTTAAAGACCTGAAGGCTAATATCAATATTACGATGATAGCTGCAGCAGCTATCGCCAGAGCTGTAAGTGGCGCACCCGCTGCCATGCTGAAGATGAGGTGTTATGCGCTATAATAACCCTTTTTTCTTTGTTTCACTCCTCCTTGATATTTTCTTTTGGCCAAATTTTATTAAAAAGAATAATCTGTAAAATCACCAGGATTAACAGTGAGAGCAAAGATAAGATCCAACCTCCTATAGCGCTCCTTCGCAGCTCAAGGAAAATCGCTACATCGGCAAACATGCAGGCTACAGCATACCAATACTTCGCATAAGTCTGGTGAAGCCATTGCCTCCATGTTTTCTCTTGAATTTCTGCTTTCTTCTCAACAGATGTTACAGTTCGTGAAATAACTCGTTTCTTGGCCATCGTACCTCAACGGAAATGACACGCCACTAGATGATCGCCCCCTTTGTCTTCAAGGGCAGGCTCTTGCATTTCGCAGATGGCTTCACGATAGCGACAGCGTGTGTGGAATCTGCAGCCTGGAGGCGGTCGAGCTGGACTAGGGACATCCCCCGATAGCACAATTCTATTTCGTTTTAAATCTGGATCGGGGACTGGAATAACGCTTAGCAATGCTTCAGTATATGGGTGCATGGGGCGCTTGAACAATTCTTCCTTGGTTGCTGATTCCACTACTTTTCCCAAATACATAACATTGATCCGATCGCACATATATCTGATAGTGCTTAAATCATGAGATATGAAAAGATAAGTAAGGTC
It contains:
- a CDS encoding DUF6015 family protein, which translates into the protein MTVVSMEDVILALQNTLGRKGMSSEDISKLAEYIMSFFGFTDEVIDNKLTSEDRDVFYMLEEEGFLTTTQEEVHLKKGKLWRIHYWILKKDQILRLARREEERSKIRDECSAVYEDISDDIWNSRNQCNRFTHD
- a CDS encoding DUF1614 domain-containing protein; protein product: MAAGAPLTALAIAAAAIIVILILAFRSLTSQDFFMDDDSDGWIEPFFNAFIIVSLLGFLSWFNLRLIEEPVSLEMNVTGAFVPVLVSSYLLVHVPVGWNKYSISFIMMAALAYLTTDFNANGVHININHWFLIILACAFISYILAGLNLRKSLALSYVSASLGMLFGGDVMHLYEYQESMGTFIFGFSGLLDFIFLSGILAVAFVGAIHYITNSIGIQPIIEHDA
- a CDS encoding site-2 protease family protein; the encoded protein is MWRTEGGKNLIDRLARPSRFWHAYAFAAKITCLAVGVFIMALLIWEATIVSRIPDDSAPTLEMMLGIPGVNPIIPVIYGIIGLIVAIFVHEYAHGILTRVGQMRIKSLGLLLFIVPIGAFVEPDEQQIANADRKRRTSLYAVGPATNIFLALFCVLLFCNILMASAVPIRENPVILAIGEDSPAIHAGLSFGAQLVEIGGIEIETIDDFNTLSFEPGSLVDVSYYLSGELRRASVTAGLTLVDVSKGLPAYEAGLRPGMILSMLNGTIIRNQHELEEVLALTHPGQTVSLEALYYDQDSEKYQIYPVTSITLTSRKAYLKDIDPNLVNESEPDRGFMGINSAYMGMLVGSPRALIRSLADPLANIKTPLDFFGASLRFIALPFQGLAPIESPLKDLFVPDGLLAWMPNDLFWFISNSIYWIFWINIMVGMTNVLPAVPLDGGYLFKDAVDSIVQKLKRNASEKERAYYVALITYLFAVLVLLLIVWQFIGPRLL